In Acropora muricata isolate sample 2 chromosome 11, ASM3666990v1, whole genome shotgun sequence, one DNA window encodes the following:
- the LOC136889839 gene encoding peptide-N(4)-(N-acetyl-beta-glucosaminyl)asparagine amidase-like isoform X1, translating into MASPTHGNAIVVEEDGKFQQYIDVAGNRLVVVDFSAPWCGPCRMMAPIFAQLSIKYSAAIFLTVDTDQCKTTAKVNGIRVMPTFFFYKNRRKVDEMQGADARGLEDRINQWIGGAVDTVVVDSKRVAIGRNWDCFEQLLDNPPEVFMDASQLLLKFASNIINSPDNPKFRTIRVGNKIFQSRLLPVNGAVECLFTMGFRERGDQLVCPQGESLEKMLILQDTLNDERSHRSVSQEPPSRTQGFHPLGCPAEIMTGCEQPSILPSSPTAPTDQRQERDFLLRLQSFLQHVLLYEDENLQRQTRNIIPLAELKEKAKESSEKTKQAGDSGVDERDCLILVLLDWFKGSFFQWVDKPLCAYCGSMTFAIGVVQPTPEEAFWGAGNVESYKCQNCGKKTRFPRYNHPAKLLETRQGRCGEWANCFTLICRAMGFESRHVLDWTDHVWTEIYSEAQQRWLHCDACENSCDKPLIYEAGWGKKLSYIIAFSHEQVLDVTWRYSAKHDEVRKARTLVTEEWLEKTLAKLTEERQRNLTEERRKVLMDRQVKELVEFFTIKTVRDGELQGRVSGDLAWRLLRGETRPEIEEYNHAPYIYKPTETEIREKRLRFCFNCVINKYLRGFERKLDISDWQSRAAGFNSITRKVETDWKMTYLSRTESSPTGSISWQVDLSSCDLEIDSVTVVATSDTFHSGRVEWKLSGDEESQSEILSGGRESTITSVLSGSKTLKLTATLSGGKGNVAWQHAQLFRQPLDSQSDYPLDVAIFLREPTRDTQL; encoded by the exons atggcctccCCTACTCACGGAAATGCGATTGTTGTCGAAGAGGATGGCAAGTTTCAACAGTACATCGATGTGGCTGGAAACAGACTGGTTGTGGTGGATTTTTCCGCTCCTTG gtGTGGCCCATGCCGTATGATGGCCCCCATTTTTGCGCAGTTGAGTATCAAGTATTCAGCGGCAATTTTTTTGACAGTTGACACGGACCAGTGTAAG ACAACTGCAAAAGTCAATGGTATCAGAGTTATGCCAACATTCTTCTTTTACAAGAACAGAAGAAAGGTTGATGAAATGCAAGGAGCAGATGCCAGAGGGCTGGAAGATAGAATCAACCAGTGGATTGGGGGTGCTGTGGACACTGTA GTTGTTGATTCCAAGCGAGTGGCAATAGGGCGGAACTGGGATTGTTTTGAACAGTTACTAGACAACCCTCCAGAAGTGTTCATGGACGCTTCACAGCTGCTTCTCAAGTTTGCATCCAACATTATCAACAGCCCTGACAATCCAAAGTTCCGCACCATACGAGTGGGCAACAAGATCTTCCAATCGCGTCTTCTTCCTGTTAATGGGGCTGTGGAATGTCTTTTTACCATGGGATTCCGAGAG CGAGGTGATCAGCTTGTTTGCCCACAAGGTGAATCATTGGAGAAAATGCTGATTCTCCAGGATACATTGAATGATGAGAGAAGCCATCGCAGTGTTAGCCAGGAGCCGCCGTCTAGAACACAAGGATTCCACCCCTTAGGCTGCCCAGCAGAAATCATGACAGGGTGTGAGCAACCTTCTATCCTTCCAAGTTCACCAACCGCCCCAACG GATCAGAGACAGGAAAGAGATTTTCTACTCAGACTTCAAAGCTTTTTACAGCATGTCCTTCTATACGAAGATGAAAATTTGCAAAGACAAACGCGAAACATCATTCCCTTGGCGGAATTAAAGGAAAAAGCCAAAGAGTCCAGCGAAAAAACCAAGCAAGCTGGAGATTCTGGTGTCGATGAACGAGATTGTCTTATTTTAGTGCTTCTTGACTGGTTCAAAG GTTCGTTTTTCCAGTGGGTGGACAAGCCCCTCTGTGCGTACTGTGGCTCTATGACATTTGCCATTGGGGTTGTTCAACCGACACCTGAAGAAGCTTTCTGGGGAGCTGGGAATGTGGAAAGCTACAAATGTCAGAATTGTGGCAAGAAAACAAGATTTCCTCGATACAATCACCCTGCAAAACTCTTAG AAACTCGTCAGGGGAGGTGTGGTGAGTGGGCCAACTGCTTCACGCTGATTTGCCGCGCTATGGGATTCGAGTCGCGTCACGTGCTTGACTGGACAGATCACGTGTGGACGGAAATTTACTCCGAGGCACAGCAGAGATGGCTGCACTGTGATGCGTGCGAAAACAGCTGTGATAAGCCACTTATTTACGAGGCTGGCTGGGGAAAGAAGCTCTCTTACATCATTGCATTCTCTCATGAACAA GTGTTAGATGTGACTTGGCGTTACTCCGCCAAACACGACGAGGTTCGCAAGGCGAGAACGTTAGTCACGGAGGAGTGGCTGGAAAAGACCCTTGCGAAATTGACAGAAGAG CGTCAAAGGAACTTAACTGAAGAGAGAAGGAAAGTTTTGATGGATCGCCAGGTGAAAGAATTGGTGGAGTTTTTCACCATAAAAACAGTTCGTGATGGCGAGCTCCAAGGACGAGTGTCTGGTGACTTGGCGTGGAGACTGTTACGAGGAGAAACGAGGCCAGAAATAGAAGAATACAAT CACGCACCTTATATTTATAAACCCACAGAGACGGAAATCAGGGAAAAAAG ACTACGGTTTTGCTTCAACTGCGTGATAAACAAGTATCTGAgaggttttgaaagaaaacttgacaTCTCAGACTGGCAGTCCAGAGCCGCTGGCTTCAATTCAATAACGCGGAAAGTGGAGACGGATTGGAAAATG actTACTTGTCGAGAACAGAATCCTCTCCAACGGGTTCCATCTCGTGGCAAGTTGATTTAAGCTCCTGTGATCTAGAGATTGATAGCGTTACTGTGGTGGCGACAAGCGACACGTTTCATTCTGGACGAGTAGAGTGGAAACTAAGCGGAGACGAGGAGAGTCAAAGCGAGATACTTTCTGGAG GACGAGAATCGACCATTACGTCAGTTCTCAGTGGCTCTAAGACTCTCAAACTCACAGCCACCCTGAGTGGCGGGAAAGGAAACGTCGCCTGGCAACACGCACAGCTATTTCGTCAACCACTCGACAGCCAGAGCGACTACCCACTCGATGTTGCGATCTTCCTCCGAGAACCGACTCGGGACACCCAACTCTAA
- the LOC136890327 gene encoding uncharacterized protein, whose amino-acid sequence MANLGTTKEMINQSTISPQNPSAEWIVPKANPEPLPDWDTALEEWKGLWQLHFVGFALLYLGVALFSCFCVWRIKRRSKGMTLGNYFFAVCLMLMLFSMTRTLFLLLDPYESHTVLHLPVLAVRILFAIGYPCLTSALSLIHFAFLEVNKLRLISRRLQSIKFLICVIASHFIIVLFIYILITFSPKFARLLILCQTILIAWWLVLALCFLYSGWKVNWEAYLTAKFFKKQGTKDRASTAGSSDSSADFVVHRSPPPKGVQKIARISGLVSMLAVLYASAEIYSLFALYHLYDLEGDDSVDHWTWWAYQTVTRFLDLLFCFVIAYVIFPSTQTEKKHQSQSVTGDSNSVRANPNIVIKPTGSIGNGLDAV is encoded by the coding sequence ATGGCCAACCTTGGAACGACGAAAGAGATGATAAACCAATCAACCATTTCTCCACAAAATCCTTCTGCTGAATGGATTGTTCCTAAGGCGAATCCTGAACCTTTGCCGGACTGGGACACAGCACTGGAAGAATGGAAAGGTCTCTGGCAATTGCATTTCGTAGGATTTGCATTGTTATACCTCGGCGTGgctttgttttcatgtttttgtgTGTGGCGTATCAAACGCAGATCGAAAGGCATGACTCTGGGAAACTACTTCTTCGCTGTTTGCTTAATGCTGATGTTATTTAGCATGACTAGAACACTGTTCCTCCTTCTGGACCCATACGAATCGCACACAGTTTTGCATCTTCCTGTCCTGGCGGTCAGAATTTTGTTTGCGATAGGTTATCCTTGTCTCACCTCGGCTTTGTCGTTGATTCACTTCGCTTTCCTCGAGGTCAACAAACTGAGATTAATCTCGCGTCGACTGCAAAGCATAAAGTTCTTAATCTGCGTGATAGCGTCGCATTTTATCATAgtgttatttatttacattcTCATCACATTTAGCCCAAAGTTCGCTCGCCTTTTGATACTCTGTCAAACGATCTTGATTGCATGGTGGCTTGTTCTTGCACTCTGCTTTCTCTACAGTGGATGGAAAGTTAACTGGGAAGCTTATCTCACCGCAAAATTCTTCAAAAAACAAGGCACCAAAGACAGAGCTTCCACTGCGGGATCTAGCGACTCATCGGCTGATTTTGTCGTACATCGGTCGCCTCCGCCGAAGGGAGTGCAGAAGATCGCGAGAATTTCGGGTTTGGTATCGATGCTTGCTGTTCTCTACGCGTCTGCGGAAATTTACTCGTTATTTGCACTGTACCATCTCTACGATCTTGAGGGAGATGATTCCGTTGATCACTGGACGTGGTGGGCCTATCAGACAGTGACCCGTTTCTTAgacttgttgttttgttttgtgattgCGTATGTTATTTTTCCATCGACTCAAACGGAGAAAAAACATCAGTCGCAATCCGTGACAGGGGACAGTAACTCGGTAAGAGCGAATCCGAACATTGTCATAAAACCTACAGGATCGATAGGGAATGGCTTAGATGCTGTGTAA
- the LOC136891129 gene encoding uncharacterized protein, with product MTSEEQEQQIGTTEEMVLALKAEMGSLKAEEESLKGQILSLNEQFKLLVKSVAEKFPEIMDEKFPQKIAAKRQLLTTPNKDPASAANEPSGITNTPTKGSRIPTYSRLNFSGSRVSPHRIPSLDSQRFPRGFMRRNSEETEAMMREQFHRNVNSGSGINARKIRDSLPNSPTYETEPYSRHLENSEEDGKRSLTQRRTDSKNIDVVNLGLF from the exons ATGACTTCTGAAGAACAAGAACAGCAGATTGGAACTACAGAGGAAATGGTCTTAGCGTTGAAAGCAGAGATG GGATCATTAAAGGCAGAGGAAGAATCTCTGAAAGGGCAAATCCTTTCTTTGAACGAACAGTTCAAGTTACTGGTGAAATCCGTTGCGGAGAAATTTCCAGAAATCATGGATGAAAAATTTCCACAGAAAATCGCTGCCAAACGGCAATTACTGACGACTCCAAACAAAGACCCTGCAAGCGCGGCAAACGAACCATCTGGCATCACAAATACACCAACCAAGGGCAGCAGGATACCCACTTACTCTAGACTGAATTTCTCTGGATCGCGTGTTTCTCCCCACAGGATACCCAGCCTTGATTCGCAGAGGTTTCCACGAGGGTTTATGAGGAGGAATAGCGAAGAAACAGAGGCAATGATGCGAGAACAATTTCACAGAAATGTGAACTCTGGTTCGGGCATTAATGCCAGGAAAATTCGAGATTCTTTACCAAATTCACCCACCTACGAGACGGAGCCTTATAGCCGCCATTTGGAGAATTCAGAGGAGGATGGGAAGAGAAGCCTAACGCAAAGGAGGACTGACTCCAAAAATATCGATGTGGTTAACTTAGGTTTGTTTTGA
- the LOC136889839 gene encoding peptide-N(4)-(N-acetyl-beta-glucosaminyl)asparagine amidase-like isoform X2, translating into MTCWCGPCRMMAPIFAQLSIKYSAAIFLTVDTDQCKTTAKVNGIRVMPTFFFYKNRRKVDEMQGADARGLEDRINQWIGGAVDTVVVDSKRVAIGRNWDCFEQLLDNPPEVFMDASQLLLKFASNIINSPDNPKFRTIRVGNKIFQSRLLPVNGAVECLFTMGFRERGDQLVCPQGESLEKMLILQDTLNDERSHRSVSQEPPSRTQGFHPLGCPAEIMTGCEQPSILPSSPTAPTDQRQERDFLLRLQSFLQHVLLYEDENLQRQTRNIIPLAELKEKAKESSEKTKQAGDSGVDERDCLILVLLDWFKGSFFQWVDKPLCAYCGSMTFAIGVVQPTPEEAFWGAGNVESYKCQNCGKKTRFPRYNHPAKLLETRQGRCGEWANCFTLICRAMGFESRHVLDWTDHVWTEIYSEAQQRWLHCDACENSCDKPLIYEAGWGKKLSYIIAFSHEQVLDVTWRYSAKHDEVRKARTLVTEEWLEKTLAKLTEERQRNLTEERRKVLMDRQVKELVEFFTIKTVRDGELQGRVSGDLAWRLLRGETRPEIEEYNHAPYIYKPTETEIREKRLRFCFNCVINKYLRGFERKLDISDWQSRAAGFNSITRKVETDWKMTYLSRTESSPTGSISWQVDLSSCDLEIDSVTVVATSDTFHSGRVEWKLSGDEESQSEILSGGRESTITSVLSGSKTLKLTATLSGGKGNVAWQHAQLFRQPLDSQSDYPLDVAIFLREPTRDTQL; encoded by the exons ATGACCTGCTG gtGTGGCCCATGCCGTATGATGGCCCCCATTTTTGCGCAGTTGAGTATCAAGTATTCAGCGGCAATTTTTTTGACAGTTGACACGGACCAGTGTAAG ACAACTGCAAAAGTCAATGGTATCAGAGTTATGCCAACATTCTTCTTTTACAAGAACAGAAGAAAGGTTGATGAAATGCAAGGAGCAGATGCCAGAGGGCTGGAAGATAGAATCAACCAGTGGATTGGGGGTGCTGTGGACACTGTA GTTGTTGATTCCAAGCGAGTGGCAATAGGGCGGAACTGGGATTGTTTTGAACAGTTACTAGACAACCCTCCAGAAGTGTTCATGGACGCTTCACAGCTGCTTCTCAAGTTTGCATCCAACATTATCAACAGCCCTGACAATCCAAAGTTCCGCACCATACGAGTGGGCAACAAGATCTTCCAATCGCGTCTTCTTCCTGTTAATGGGGCTGTGGAATGTCTTTTTACCATGGGATTCCGAGAG CGAGGTGATCAGCTTGTTTGCCCACAAGGTGAATCATTGGAGAAAATGCTGATTCTCCAGGATACATTGAATGATGAGAGAAGCCATCGCAGTGTTAGCCAGGAGCCGCCGTCTAGAACACAAGGATTCCACCCCTTAGGCTGCCCAGCAGAAATCATGACAGGGTGTGAGCAACCTTCTATCCTTCCAAGTTCACCAACCGCCCCAACG GATCAGAGACAGGAAAGAGATTTTCTACTCAGACTTCAAAGCTTTTTACAGCATGTCCTTCTATACGAAGATGAAAATTTGCAAAGACAAACGCGAAACATCATTCCCTTGGCGGAATTAAAGGAAAAAGCCAAAGAGTCCAGCGAAAAAACCAAGCAAGCTGGAGATTCTGGTGTCGATGAACGAGATTGTCTTATTTTAGTGCTTCTTGACTGGTTCAAAG GTTCGTTTTTCCAGTGGGTGGACAAGCCCCTCTGTGCGTACTGTGGCTCTATGACATTTGCCATTGGGGTTGTTCAACCGACACCTGAAGAAGCTTTCTGGGGAGCTGGGAATGTGGAAAGCTACAAATGTCAGAATTGTGGCAAGAAAACAAGATTTCCTCGATACAATCACCCTGCAAAACTCTTAG AAACTCGTCAGGGGAGGTGTGGTGAGTGGGCCAACTGCTTCACGCTGATTTGCCGCGCTATGGGATTCGAGTCGCGTCACGTGCTTGACTGGACAGATCACGTGTGGACGGAAATTTACTCCGAGGCACAGCAGAGATGGCTGCACTGTGATGCGTGCGAAAACAGCTGTGATAAGCCACTTATTTACGAGGCTGGCTGGGGAAAGAAGCTCTCTTACATCATTGCATTCTCTCATGAACAA GTGTTAGATGTGACTTGGCGTTACTCCGCCAAACACGACGAGGTTCGCAAGGCGAGAACGTTAGTCACGGAGGAGTGGCTGGAAAAGACCCTTGCGAAATTGACAGAAGAG CGTCAAAGGAACTTAACTGAAGAGAGAAGGAAAGTTTTGATGGATCGCCAGGTGAAAGAATTGGTGGAGTTTTTCACCATAAAAACAGTTCGTGATGGCGAGCTCCAAGGACGAGTGTCTGGTGACTTGGCGTGGAGACTGTTACGAGGAGAAACGAGGCCAGAAATAGAAGAATACAAT CACGCACCTTATATTTATAAACCCACAGAGACGGAAATCAGGGAAAAAAG ACTACGGTTTTGCTTCAACTGCGTGATAAACAAGTATCTGAgaggttttgaaagaaaacttgacaTCTCAGACTGGCAGTCCAGAGCCGCTGGCTTCAATTCAATAACGCGGAAAGTGGAGACGGATTGGAAAATG actTACTTGTCGAGAACAGAATCCTCTCCAACGGGTTCCATCTCGTGGCAAGTTGATTTAAGCTCCTGTGATCTAGAGATTGATAGCGTTACTGTGGTGGCGACAAGCGACACGTTTCATTCTGGACGAGTAGAGTGGAAACTAAGCGGAGACGAGGAGAGTCAAAGCGAGATACTTTCTGGAG GACGAGAATCGACCATTACGTCAGTTCTCAGTGGCTCTAAGACTCTCAAACTCACAGCCACCCTGAGTGGCGGGAAAGGAAACGTCGCCTGGCAACACGCACAGCTATTTCGTCAACCACTCGACAGCCAGAGCGACTACCCACTCGATGTTGCGATCTTCCTCCGAGAACCGACTCGGGACACCCAACTCTAA